The Nesterenkonia xinjiangensis genome contains a region encoding:
- a CDS encoding glutamate synthase small subunit yields MADPRGFMKHRERQDRPSRPVPVRIMDFKEVYERQQKGTVQTQASRCMDCGIPFCHTGCPLGNLIPEWNDLIWRDQMEEASARLHMTNNFPEFTGRICPAPCETSCVLGINQPAVTIKQSEVFIADEAIANGWVEPVLPQRLTGKTVAVVGSGPAGLAAAQQLTRAGHTVAVYERDDRLGGLLRYGIPDFKMEKHHVDFRVEQMEAEGTRFYTSTAIGEDITWDSLRESYDAVVVATGAMVPRDLPIPGRGLDGVHYAMEYLVQSNRATHGDSVPEQIHAEGKHVIVLGGGDTGADCIGTAHRHGAASVTTLAIGTQPPESRAAHEPWPMDPKIFEVTSADQEGGERRYLASTVEFLGDEHGRVRALRVAETEYNADGSRTPKAGTEHEIPADLVLLALGFLGAEQASLSDQIGTTFDRRGNVVRSEDYMTSSDGVFAVGDAGRGASLVVWAIAEGRAAAKEVDEYLEGSSRLPAPVKPSDRAISLSG; encoded by the coding sequence GTGGCTGATCCGCGCGGATTCATGAAGCACCGTGAGCGCCAGGACCGGCCCTCACGCCCCGTGCCCGTACGCATCATGGACTTCAAGGAGGTCTACGAGCGACAGCAGAAGGGCACGGTGCAGACCCAGGCCAGCCGTTGCATGGACTGCGGCATTCCGTTCTGCCATACGGGCTGCCCGCTGGGGAACCTCATCCCGGAGTGGAACGACCTCATCTGGCGGGATCAGATGGAGGAGGCCTCCGCCCGGCTGCACATGACCAACAACTTCCCGGAGTTCACCGGGCGCATCTGCCCCGCCCCCTGCGAGACCTCCTGCGTGCTGGGCATCAACCAGCCTGCAGTGACGATCAAGCAGTCCGAGGTCTTCATCGCCGACGAGGCCATCGCCAACGGCTGGGTGGAGCCTGTCCTGCCGCAGCGGCTGACCGGCAAGACCGTGGCGGTGGTGGGTTCCGGGCCGGCTGGCCTGGCCGCGGCCCAGCAGCTGACCCGTGCCGGACACACCGTGGCCGTCTACGAGCGGGACGACAGGCTCGGCGGACTGCTGCGCTACGGGATCCCGGACTTCAAGATGGAGAAGCACCACGTCGACTTCCGGGTCGAGCAGATGGAGGCGGAGGGCACGCGCTTCTACACCTCCACGGCCATCGGTGAGGACATCACCTGGGACTCGCTGCGCGAGAGCTACGACGCCGTCGTGGTCGCCACCGGCGCGATGGTGCCGCGAGACCTGCCGATTCCGGGTCGAGGCCTGGACGGCGTGCACTACGCCATGGAGTACCTGGTGCAGTCGAACAGGGCGACGCACGGAGACTCGGTGCCGGAGCAGATCCATGCCGAGGGCAAGCACGTGATCGTGCTCGGCGGTGGTGACACCGGTGCGGACTGCATCGGCACCGCGCATCGTCATGGCGCGGCCTCGGTGACCACGCTGGCCATCGGCACGCAGCCCCCGGAGTCCCGCGCGGCTCATGAGCCCTGGCCCATGGATCCGAAGATCTTCGAGGTCACCTCGGCCGACCAGGAGGGCGGGGAGCGTCGCTACCTGGCCTCCACCGTCGAGTTCCTCGGCGATGAGCACGGTCGGGTGCGTGCGCTGCGCGTGGCTGAGACCGAGTACAACGCGGACGGTTCGCGCACGCCGAAGGCAGGCACCGAGCATGAGATCCCTGCGGATCTGGTGCTGCTCGCGCTCGGCTTCCTCGGCGCGGAGCAGGCCTCCCTGTCCGACCAGATCGGCACGACCTTCGATCGTCGCGGCAACGTGGTCCGCTCGGAGGACTACATGACGTCCTCGGACGGCGTCTTCGCCGTGGGCGACGCCGGACGGGGGGCATCGCTGGTGGTCTGGGCCATCGCCGAGGGGCGCGCGGCCGCCAAGGAGGTCGACGAGTACCTGGAGGGGTCCTCCCGCCTGCCGGCCCCGGTCAAGCCTTCGGACCGGGCGATCTCGCTGAGCGGGTGA
- the pyk gene encoding pyruvate kinase — MRHAKIVATFGPATAGYEVTRQLVEAGVDVARVNMSHGDYTVHEETYRTVREVSKDLRQAVAIFADLQGPKIRLGRFIEGEHVLAEGDRFTITIDDIDGTKERCSTTFKGLPGDVKPGDTLLIDDGKVSLRALEVTDTDVLTEVEVPGKVSNNKGINLPGVAVSVPALSEKDEEDLRWALRMGFDMVALSFVRDATDIEAVHRIMDEEGRRVPVIAKVEKPQAVDALQDIVDAFDAVMVARGDLGVELPLEEVPMVQKRAIELARRWAKPVIVATQVLESMIDNPRPTRAEASDCANAVLDGADAVMLSGETSVGKYPVKTVETMASIIEATERKGLGRIPPLGSTPRTRGGAVTRAAAEMAEQLGVKYLATFTRSGDSARRLSRLRREQPIFAFTHVEHTHNIMCLSWGVQPRWVEFASHTDKMTAQVDKLLLEEGIAQPEELVVIAAGSPPGQAGTTNMVKVHRIGDISDAADIDSLRRGDAPPNREPVGPWPARSADSAL; from the coding sequence ATGAGACACGCGAAGATCGTCGCCACCTTCGGACCGGCGACCGCCGGCTATGAAGTGACGCGCCAGCTCGTCGAAGCAGGGGTGGACGTCGCCCGGGTGAACATGAGCCACGGCGACTACACCGTCCATGAAGAGACCTACCGCACCGTCCGCGAGGTGTCCAAGGACCTGCGCCAGGCGGTGGCCATCTTCGCTGACCTGCAGGGACCCAAGATCCGCCTGGGGCGCTTCATCGAGGGCGAGCACGTGCTCGCCGAGGGCGATCGGTTCACGATCACCATCGACGACATCGACGGCACCAAGGAGCGCTGCTCCACGACCTTCAAAGGTCTGCCCGGTGATGTGAAGCCCGGCGACACTCTGCTGATCGACGACGGCAAGGTCTCCCTGCGGGCCCTGGAGGTGACCGACACCGACGTCCTGACCGAGGTGGAGGTCCCTGGCAAGGTCTCCAACAACAAGGGCATCAACCTGCCCGGTGTGGCCGTCTCCGTGCCGGCGCTGAGCGAGAAGGACGAGGAGGACCTGCGGTGGGCCCTGCGCATGGGCTTCGACATGGTCGCCCTGTCGTTCGTGCGTGACGCCACGGACATCGAGGCTGTCCATCGGATCATGGATGAGGAGGGCCGGCGCGTGCCGGTCATCGCCAAGGTCGAGAAGCCGCAGGCGGTGGACGCGCTGCAGGACATCGTGGACGCCTTCGACGCGGTGATGGTCGCCCGTGGTGACCTGGGTGTGGAGCTTCCGCTGGAGGAGGTCCCGATGGTGCAGAAGCGCGCCATCGAGCTGGCCCGCCGCTGGGCGAAGCCGGTCATCGTGGCCACCCAGGTGCTGGAGTCCATGATCGACAACCCCCGTCCTACCCGCGCGGAGGCTTCGGACTGCGCCAACGCAGTGCTCGACGGCGCTGACGCGGTCATGCTCTCCGGGGAGACCTCGGTGGGCAAGTACCCCGTCAAGACCGTAGAGACCATGGCCTCTATCATCGAGGCGACCGAGCGCAAGGGCCTGGGTCGGATCCCACCGCTGGGTTCCACCCCTCGTACCCGTGGAGGCGCGGTCACCCGCGCGGCCGCCGAGATGGCGGAGCAGCTGGGTGTGAAGTATCTGGCCACGTTCACCCGCTCAGGCGACTCGGCCCGGCGGCTGTCCCGTCTGCGTCGTGAGCAGCCGATCTTCGCCTTCACCCACGTGGAGCACACCCACAACATCATGTGCCTCAGCTGGGGCGTGCAGCCTCGGTGGGTGGAGTTCGCCTCCCACACGGACAAGATGACCGCACAGGTGGACAAGCTTCTGCTGGAGGAGGGCATCGCCCAGCCGGAGGAGCTGGTGGTCATCGCGGCCGGTTCGCCTCCAGGTCAGGCCGGCACCACGAACATGGTCAAGGTGCACCGCATCGGTGACATCTCGGACGCGGCGGACATCGATTCGCTGCGGCGCGGTGACGCCCCGCCGAACCGCGAGCCGGTGGGGCCGTGGCCGGCGCGCAGCGCGGACAGCGCACTCTGA
- a CDS encoding ANTAR domain-containing response regulator, with product MTEEQQSAPSGDAPAETQGRRVLVAEDETLIRLDIVEILTGAGYQVVGEADNGEQAVELAREHEPELVVMDVKMPKMDGITAAKVIAEERIAPVVMLTAFSQRDLVESAREAGAMAYVVKPFTENDLIPAIEVAAARFDEIRALEEEVTSLADKFETRKLVDRAKSLLTSKMGLSEPEAFRWIQKTSMDRRLSMREVAETVVDQMS from the coding sequence GTGACTGAAGAGCAGCAGTCCGCCCCATCGGGCGACGCCCCCGCGGAGACCCAGGGCCGTCGCGTCCTCGTCGCCGAGGACGAGACCCTCATCCGCCTCGACATCGTCGAGATCCTCACCGGCGCCGGCTACCAGGTGGTCGGCGAGGCGGACAACGGCGAGCAGGCGGTGGAGCTCGCGCGGGAGCACGAGCCCGAACTCGTCGTGATGGATGTCAAGATGCCCAAGATGGACGGCATCACCGCGGCGAAGGTGATCGCGGAGGAGCGCATCGCCCCCGTGGTCATGCTCACGGCCTTCTCGCAGCGTGATCTCGTCGAGTCCGCCCGCGAGGCCGGCGCGATGGCCTACGTGGTCAAGCCGTTCACCGAAAACGACCTCATCCCCGCGATCGAGGTCGCGGCCGCACGGTTCGATGAGATCCGAGCGCTGGAAGAGGAGGTCACCTCCCTGGCTGACAAGTTCGAGACCCGCAAGCTGGTCGACCGCGCGAAGTCGTTGCTGACCAGCAAGATGGGGCTGAGCGAGCCTGAGGCATTCCGCTGGATCCAGAAGACCTCCATGGACCGCCGGCTCTCGATGCGCGAGGTCGCTGAGACCGTCGTCGACCAGATGTCCTGA
- a CDS encoding DUF222 domain-containing protein yields the protein MAGPRHGRRSRRATLALRRAEAEQVCAALQVVDDADRRLAAQDLTGQLRELERRAVRAQIAGAMCLSEHSVATLLRQARTARRDLPRTWRGFREGRLDARTLRRIVETSEQLVHPASLEALDARATACAEERRPAQIDAWLRRFVAVREPEEHRRRAQAAERARGLWLEHLDDGMSHLHALLPTLTAEAIRNRLRAVAVSPTQPIPHHSTLTPDGSENSDPAGGLAETRAGGDPRTLAEREADLFAAWLLDGRTVRDASVEASVAVMVPLAPLAGQSDAPAVMRDRSRPVPPDQVLGLLADPSTRLRWHTMIVDLAESDPDSPDLQAPSDGPAIGPPARDGRRGDLLSTTDPPSDSGASPAHPGLGPTGVEFDVLAHEYSGRFVPRVLRDAVSFRDGTCQASDCTVPAERCDADHRLPWPAGSTAAAHLQMLCRRHHRMKSHGVLPQAEDTRDQRPDVQHPGVQHPGDHRPDVGRAAGPPARTVDLVFPPQQVEYVCAA from the coding sequence GTGGCAGGACCCCGGCACGGACGCCGTTCGCGGCGTGCCACGCTGGCGCTGCGGCGTGCTGAAGCTGAGCAGGTTTGCGCCGCCCTCCAGGTGGTCGACGACGCCGACCGTCGCCTCGCCGCGCAGGATCTCACCGGGCAGCTGCGTGAGCTGGAGCGCCGGGCCGTCCGTGCCCAGATCGCAGGCGCGATGTGCCTGAGCGAGCACTCCGTGGCGACGCTGCTGAGGCAGGCTCGCACGGCACGCCGGGACCTGCCTCGGACCTGGCGGGGCTTCCGCGAGGGGCGGCTCGATGCCCGGACCCTGCGCCGCATCGTGGAGACCAGTGAGCAGCTCGTCCACCCTGCCAGCCTGGAGGCGCTCGACGCGCGGGCCACGGCCTGCGCCGAAGAGCGGCGTCCCGCACAGATCGACGCCTGGCTGCGCCGGTTCGTGGCTGTGCGTGAGCCGGAGGAGCATCGGCGCCGGGCACAGGCTGCCGAACGCGCCCGAGGTCTGTGGCTGGAGCACCTGGACGATGGGATGAGCCATCTGCACGCGCTGCTCCCCACACTGACCGCCGAGGCCATCCGGAACCGCCTGCGTGCTGTGGCCGTCAGTCCCACTCAGCCGATCCCTCACCACTCGACACTCACCCCGGACGGGTCGGAGAATTCTGACCCGGCCGGTGGACTCGCTGAGACGCGTGCGGGAGGCGACCCGCGCACTCTCGCCGAGCGTGAGGCTGACCTGTTTGCCGCCTGGCTGCTCGACGGTCGCACCGTGCGTGACGCGTCCGTCGAGGCGTCAGTGGCCGTGATGGTGCCGCTGGCGCCCCTGGCCGGACAGAGCGATGCGCCGGCTGTGATGCGCGACCGGTCCCGCCCGGTGCCGCCGGACCAGGTACTCGGGCTGCTGGCTGATCCTTCCACCCGCCTTCGGTGGCACACGATGATCGTTGACCTTGCGGAATCCGATCCCGACTCGCCCGATCTGCAAGCTCCGTCAGACGGGCCCGCCATCGGCCCGCCCGCCCGTGATGGGCGCAGGGGCGATCTGCTGAGCACGACGGACCCACCGTCTGACTCCGGAGCCTCACCGGCGCATCCCGGTCTCGGTCCGACGGGTGTGGAGTTCGACGTGCTCGCCCATGAATACAGCGGACGATTCGTGCCGCGTGTGCTGCGTGATGCGGTGTCCTTCCGTGACGGCACCTGCCAGGCGTCGGACTGCACCGTGCCCGCAGAACGATGCGACGCCGACCACCGGCTGCCCTGGCCCGCAGGCTCCACCGCGGCGGCCCATCTGCAGATGCTGTGCCGGCGGCATCACCGGATGAAGTCTCACGGTGTGCTGCCTCAGGCAGAAGACACGCGGGACCAGCGACCCGACGTTCAACACCCTGGCGTTCAGCACCCCGGCGATCATCGTCCGGACGTGGGTCGTGCCGCCGGGCCTCCCGCCCGCACCGTGGACCTGGTCTTCCCGCCGCAGCAGGTGGAGTACGTCTGCGCCGCCTGA
- a CDS encoding LysR substrate-binding domain-containing protein, with product MEHRHLELLRELAARGTLAAVAKATHRSPSAVSQHLRAAERDLGVRLVEPASRTVRLTPEGELLAAGAADIAERMADLQAQLDARRGAPAGTVTLGTLPSAGEALMPGLLARTAGTGIVVDLDDFDLAEADFAARAHDSDIVIAHSLSGDAPAGTKELNVTVVAHEPLVVALPADHPMAGAEAIGPEEAQALEWIGVPPGYPFDTVLVALENELGAPLSRRVRLRDNRLVESLVAAGMGAALLPGFTTRPREGLVLRPLTGVRAQRSIVALSRPDRHARLAVRTVTRLLQETGAALEDAHREPSPGEVAGPVVDDETRCVHYASALDVVAIRFHCCGRWYPCLHCHAGAEDHSVLPWPADRHDAEALLCGVCRRRFSITEYLQAEGCTGCGAAFNPGCSRHHPVYFEMGPPS from the coding sequence ATGGAGCACCGACATCTTGAACTCCTCCGCGAGCTCGCCGCCCGCGGAACACTGGCTGCTGTGGCGAAGGCCACCCACCGCTCTCCCTCGGCAGTGTCCCAGCACCTGCGCGCGGCAGAGCGGGACCTGGGGGTGCGGCTGGTGGAGCCGGCGTCACGCACGGTGCGGCTGACACCGGAGGGAGAGCTGCTGGCCGCCGGGGCGGCGGACATCGCCGAGCGCATGGCCGACCTGCAGGCCCAGCTGGACGCTCGGCGCGGCGCCCCTGCCGGGACCGTCACCCTGGGCACGCTGCCCAGCGCCGGCGAGGCGCTCATGCCGGGCCTGCTGGCGCGGACCGCTGGGACAGGGATCGTAGTGGACCTGGATGACTTCGACCTGGCCGAGGCTGATTTCGCGGCGCGCGCCCACGACTCCGACATCGTGATCGCCCACAGTCTGAGCGGAGACGCCCCCGCGGGCACGAAGGAGCTGAACGTCACCGTGGTGGCGCATGAACCCCTCGTGGTGGCGCTGCCGGCCGACCACCCGATGGCAGGCGCCGAAGCGATCGGCCCTGAGGAGGCGCAAGCGCTGGAGTGGATCGGGGTGCCCCCGGGCTACCCCTTCGACACGGTTCTCGTGGCTCTGGAGAACGAGCTCGGAGCCCCACTGTCCCGTCGAGTGCGGCTGCGCGACAACCGCCTCGTGGAGTCGCTGGTGGCTGCCGGAATGGGCGCCGCCCTGCTGCCGGGGTTCACCACCCGCCCCCGTGAGGGTCTCGTGCTGCGTCCGCTGACCGGTGTCCGGGCGCAGCGCTCCATCGTGGCTCTGAGCCGCCCCGATCGGCATGCCCGGCTTGCCGTCCGCACCGTGACCCGGCTGCTGCAGGAGACCGGCGCCGCGCTGGAGGACGCCCACCGTGAGCCGTCCCCGGGCGAGGTGGCAGGACCCGTGGTGGACGACGAGACCCGCTGTGTGCACTACGCCTCCGCACTGGACGTGGTGGCGATCCGATTCCACTGCTGCGGACGCTGGTACCCCTGCCTGCACTGCCATGCCGGGGCCGAGGACCACTCTGTGCTGCCTTGGCCCGCGGATCGGCATGACGCCGAGGCCCTGCTCTGCGGCGTGTGCCGACGGCGGTTCAGCATCACCGAGTACCTCCAGGCCGAAGGATGCACCGGCTGCGGGGCGGCGTTCAACCCGGGGTGCAGCCGACACCACCCGGTGTACTTCGAGATGGGCCCACCGAGCTGA
- a CDS encoding EamA family transporter produces the protein MPIRHVLLALTVALLWGLNFLAIHLSLQQFPPLFLVALRFAVLAVPTLMLVPRPDVPLRWLIGYGLGFGTLQFFGLYLGMAAGFPAGLASLVLQSSAPFTVLLGALLLHERLGLRRAVGVSVAVAGLVVVGLARGGLDGWAPFLLVVLGGFGWALGNIASRQARSEKPMHLVLWMTVIPPLPMLALSLTVEGPEQIAHSLTTAFTAAAVPAWLGLLYTITAGTVIGSAVWVWLMARHPASTVAPFSLLVPVVGILTAWAALGEVPLQGEILGGVLVIGGVLWANSRARRRPPAQPVPDPVPDLIGEPSTTSALVSHSRTAARCLPAPSEPGIRSAYGTEHQ, from the coding sequence ATGCCCATCCGTCATGTCCTCCTCGCGCTCACCGTCGCTCTGCTCTGGGGCCTGAACTTCCTTGCCATCCATCTCTCGCTCCAGCAGTTCCCGCCGCTCTTCCTGGTCGCTCTGCGCTTCGCCGTCCTGGCCGTGCCGACCCTCATGCTGGTGCCGCGCCCGGACGTGCCGCTGCGCTGGCTGATCGGCTACGGGCTGGGCTTCGGCACCCTGCAGTTCTTCGGGCTGTATCTGGGCATGGCGGCGGGCTTCCCTGCAGGACTCGCCTCCCTGGTGCTGCAGTCGTCGGCACCCTTCACCGTGCTGCTCGGCGCGCTGCTGCTCCATGAGCGGCTCGGACTCCGCCGGGCCGTCGGCGTCTCCGTCGCGGTGGCCGGGCTGGTCGTCGTGGGGCTGGCCCGCGGGGGCCTCGACGGCTGGGCGCCCTTCCTGCTGGTGGTGCTCGGCGGCTTCGGCTGGGCCCTGGGGAACATCGCCTCGCGACAGGCCCGGTCCGAGAAGCCCATGCACCTGGTGCTGTGGATGACCGTGATCCCGCCGCTTCCGATGCTTGCCCTCTCGCTCACTGTCGAGGGACCGGAGCAGATCGCCCATTCCCTGACCACCGCCTTCACCGCGGCCGCCGTCCCGGCCTGGCTCGGCCTGCTCTACACCATCACTGCCGGAACCGTCATCGGCTCCGCGGTGTGGGTCTGGCTGATGGCCCGCCACCCGGCCAGCACCGTCGCGCCCTTCTCCCTGCTCGTGCCGGTGGTCGGGATCCTCACCGCGTGGGCGGCGCTCGGGGAGGTGCCGCTGCAGGGGGAGATCCTCGGTGGGGTCCTGGTGATCGGAGGGGTGCTCTGGGCCAACAGCCGGGCCCGGCGCCGGCCACCTGCGCAACCTGTGCCTGACCCTGTGCCTGACCTTATCGGCGAGCCCTCCACCACCTCCGCGCTCGTCTCACATTCCAGAACGGCGGCGAGGTGCCTCCCCGCGCCCTCCGAGCCCGGTATACGATCTGCCTATGGCACAGAGCACCAGTGA
- the ilvD gene encoding dihydroxy-acid dehydratase translates to MAQSTSEDTPFTPPQPVTGPSTAEKPRSWQVTDGYTRAPARGMLRAVGMGDEDFSKAQIGIASSWNEITPCNLSLDRLARASKEGVHAGGAYPLEFGTISVSDGISMGHEGMHYSLVSREVIADSVETVMQAERLDGSILLAGCDKSLPGMLMAAARLDLSSVFLYAGSIMPGIARFADGTEKEVTLIDAFEGVGACARGAISEADLDVIERAICPGEGACGGMYTANTMAAIGEALGMSLPGSAAPPSADRRRDTFAHRSGEAVVNLLRQGITTRDILTKPAFENAIAVTMAFGGSTNAVLHLLAIAREAGVDLTLDDFNRIGDKVPHLGDLKPFGQYVMADVDRVGGVPVVMRALLDAGLLHGDCLTVTGRTVAENLAAINPPDIDGKIIRSLDDPMHHNGGIAVLRGSLAPEGAVVKSAGFDAEVFEGTARVFEREQAALKALEEGKIHAGDVVVIRYEGPKGGPGMREMLAITGAIKGAGLGKDVLLITDGRFSGGTTGLCIGHIAPEAVDGGPIAFIADGDTIRVDIAGRSIELVVAEDELARRQQEWTPLEPYVTTGVLGKYAKLVGSAAEGAYCG, encoded by the coding sequence ATGGCACAGAGCACCAGTGAGGACACCCCGTTCACCCCTCCGCAGCCGGTCACCGGCCCGTCGACCGCCGAGAAGCCCCGCAGCTGGCAGGTCACCGACGGCTACACCCGCGCTCCCGCCCGCGGCATGCTCCGCGCCGTGGGCATGGGGGATGAGGACTTCTCCAAGGCGCAGATCGGCATCGCGAGCTCCTGGAACGAGATCACCCCCTGCAACCTCTCGCTGGACCGCCTGGCCCGTGCCTCGAAGGAGGGAGTCCACGCCGGAGGCGCCTATCCGCTGGAGTTCGGCACGATCTCCGTCTCCGACGGGATCTCGATGGGCCACGAGGGAATGCACTACTCGCTGGTCTCCCGCGAGGTCATCGCCGACTCGGTGGAGACCGTCATGCAGGCCGAGCGGCTCGACGGCTCCATCCTGCTGGCCGGCTGTGACAAGTCCCTGCCCGGCATGCTCATGGCCGCGGCCCGTCTCGACCTCTCCTCGGTGTTCCTCTACGCCGGATCGATCATGCCCGGCATCGCCCGCTTCGCCGACGGCACAGAGAAGGAGGTCACCCTGATCGACGCCTTCGAGGGCGTCGGTGCCTGTGCCCGCGGCGCCATCAGTGAGGCCGACCTCGACGTCATTGAGCGCGCCATCTGTCCCGGCGAGGGGGCCTGCGGCGGCATGTACACCGCCAACACCATGGCCGCCATCGGTGAGGCGCTGGGCATGTCCCTGCCGGGCTCCGCGGCTCCGCCCTCGGCGGACCGTCGTCGAGACACCTTCGCCCATCGTTCGGGCGAGGCTGTGGTGAACCTTCTCCGCCAGGGGATCACCACCCGCGACATCCTCACCAAGCCTGCCTTCGAGAACGCCATCGCTGTGACCATGGCTTTCGGCGGCTCCACCAATGCCGTGTTGCACCTGCTGGCCATCGCCCGGGAGGCCGGCGTCGACCTCACCCTGGACGACTTCAACCGCATCGGTGACAAGGTCCCGCACCTGGGAGACCTGAAGCCCTTCGGCCAGTACGTGATGGCCGACGTCGACCGGGTCGGCGGCGTCCCGGTGGTCATGCGCGCCCTGCTCGACGCGGGGCTGCTCCACGGCGACTGCCTCACGGTCACGGGCCGGACGGTCGCGGAGAACCTCGCGGCCATCAATCCGCCGGACATCGACGGCAAGATCATCCGCTCGCTGGACGACCCCATGCATCACAACGGGGGCATCGCCGTGCTGCGTGGATCCCTGGCGCCGGAGGGCGCGGTCGTGAAGTCGGCCGGCTTCGACGCCGAGGTCTTCGAGGGCACCGCCCGGGTCTTCGAGCGTGAGCAGGCTGCGCTGAAGGCCCTGGAGGAGGGGAAGATCCATGCCGGCGACGTCGTCGTCATCCGCTATGAAGGGCCCAAGGGAGGCCCCGGCATGCGCGAGATGCTGGCGATCACCGGCGCCATCAAGGGCGCCGGGCTCGGCAAGGACGTCCTGCTCATCACGGACGGCCGCTTCTCCGGAGGCACCACGGGATTGTGCATCGGCCATATCGCCCCTGAAGCGGTCGACGGCGGTCCGATCGCCTTCATCGCCGACGGCGATACCATCCGTGTGGACATCGCCGGACGTTCCATCGAGCTGGTGGTCGCCGAGGACGAGCTGGCCCGCAGACAGCAGGAATGGACTCCGCTGGAGCCGTATGTGACCACCGGTGTGCTCGGCAAGTACGCCAAGCTGGTGGGTTCGGCGGCCGAAGGGGCCTACTGCGGCTGA
- a CDS encoding FadR/GntR family transcriptional regulator yields the protein MRFEPVKKVPSYEMIVEQIEAGIREGRLHPGDRLPGERRLMETFSVSRPTVREAMRVLHATGVVNTRAGDPRGPEVLPFTPQALERPLLRMTHQQGTTRAELIQFRLLLEGQSALLAAASDDTQAKEEISARAADLTHLADRASTAEPEAPADLPEQFGVLLSGFHTAIRAASGNQLLQATGQAVDGALTTIARQRLGGETDSTALSSRLRRSAQDAAALTERIQAQDPTGARKIATENIYRFYKDRLTAEELEALGPLLG from the coding sequence ATGCGCTTCGAACCGGTGAAGAAGGTGCCCTCCTACGAGATGATCGTGGAGCAGATCGAGGCTGGGATCCGCGAGGGGAGGCTGCACCCCGGCGATCGGCTCCCCGGCGAGCGGAGACTGATGGAGACCTTCTCGGTCTCACGGCCCACGGTGCGTGAGGCGATGCGGGTGCTGCACGCCACCGGGGTCGTCAACACCCGAGCGGGCGACCCGCGGGGCCCCGAGGTGCTGCCGTTCACTCCTCAGGCCCTGGAGCGCCCGCTGCTGCGCATGACGCACCAGCAGGGCACGACCCGAGCGGAGCTGATCCAGTTCCGGCTGCTTCTGGAGGGCCAGTCGGCGCTGCTCGCCGCTGCCTCGGACGACACCCAGGCCAAGGAGGAGATCTCCGCCCGGGCCGCTGACCTCACGCATCTGGCCGACCGGGCATCCACCGCGGAGCCCGAGGCGCCTGCGGATCTCCCGGAGCAGTTCGGCGTGCTGCTCTCCGGCTTCCACACGGCCATCCGCGCCGCCTCCGGCAACCAGCTGCTGCAGGCGACCGGGCAGGCCGTCGACGGAGCGCTGACGACCATCGCCCGGCAGCGACTCGGGGGCGAGACCGACAGCACGGCGCTGAGCTCGCGGCTACGCCGCTCTGCTCAGGACGCGGCCGCACTGACCGAGCGCATCCAGGCCCAGGACCCGACCGGCGCACGGAAGATCGCCACGGAGAACATCTACCGCTTCTACAAGGATCGGCTCACCGCCGAGGAGCTTGAGGCGCTGGGGCCGCTGCTCGGCTGA